A window of Cyanobacteria bacterium GSL.Bin1 contains these coding sequences:
- a CDS encoding Uma2 family endonuclease — MLQTPTTPESQTLLIELPTSISLFVTLEQFTALAAANRDLRLERTSQGELIVNPPAGWETGEQNGKIAGELYLWWRNTGEIGKVFDSSTGFTLPNGAIRSPDASWVSRNRWEALTPEDKTTFPKICPDFVVELRSRSDQLKPLQEKMQEYLDNGARLGWLIDPQQQRVEIYRQGKEKEVLEHPTELSGEDVLPGFVLSLSRILN; from the coding sequence ATGCTACAAACTCCCACCACTCCCGAAAGCCAAACCCTATTGATTGAATTGCCCACCTCGATCTCGCTCTTCGTCACCCTAGAACAGTTTACGGCTTTAGCAGCAGCGAATCGAGATTTACGACTGGAAAGAACGTCTCAAGGAGAATTAATTGTGAATCCACCCGCAGGTTGGGAAACTGGAGAACAAAATGGGAAGATTGCTGGGGAACTATATCTATGGTGGCGCAATACAGGTGAAATTGGAAAAGTCTTTGATTCTTCCACAGGCTTCACCTTACCCAATGGCGCGATTCGTTCTCCCGATGCGTCTTGGGTCAGTCGAAACCGTTGGGAAGCCCTAACGCCAGAAGATAAAACAACCTTTCCTAAAATTTGTCCTGACTTTGTGGTGGAATTACGGTCTCGCAGCGATCAACTCAAACCCCTACAAGAGAAAATGCAAGAATATTTAGACAATGGTGCAAGATTAGGGTGGCTAATTGATCCGCAACAGCAACGAGTGGAAATTTATCGTCAAGGGAAAGAAAAAGAAGTTTTAGAACATCCCACCGAATTATCTGGTGAAGATGTTTTACCTGGATTTGTTTTAAGCTTGAGTCGAATTTTAAATTGA
- a CDS encoding 4Fe-4S cluster-binding domain-containing protein encodes MTVVKTATAHLVEVFSAIQGEGLNVGTRQIFIRFGGCDLRCQFCDSAHTWDIDTQCRIEKTPGQRDFEVYQNPVEAEQLLSWIHQQEQAHLHDSISLTGGEPLLHAKFLQQFLPKLKSLIPLPIYLETGGHRPQQLSLILDDLDSIGMDMKLPSVSGEKRWDAHREFLRRCFPEKEIFIKLIVSDQTSWEDLDQARTIITEISPQIPVILQPATPIAGEAILPPTPEQVLAWQGSLKEALSMVRVIPQTHKMIGQL; translated from the coding sequence ATGACAGTCGTCAAAACAGCCACTGCTCATTTAGTCGAAGTGTTTTCGGCCATTCAAGGAGAAGGATTAAACGTCGGAACCCGACAAATTTTTATTCGGTTTGGCGGTTGTGACTTACGGTGTCAGTTTTGCGATAGTGCTCATACCTGGGATATAGACACGCAATGTCGCATTGAAAAAACTCCCGGTCAGCGAGATTTTGAAGTTTATCAAAATCCGGTAGAAGCCGAACAACTCCTCAGTTGGATTCATCAACAAGAGCAAGCTCATCTTCACGATAGTATTAGCTTAACGGGGGGAGAACCGCTCTTACACGCCAAATTTTTACAGCAGTTTTTGCCCAAATTAAAATCTTTAATTCCCTTACCGATTTACTTGGAAACCGGGGGACATCGACCGCAACAGTTATCCCTCATTCTTGATGATCTTGACAGCATCGGGATGGACATGAAGTTACCCAGTGTGAGCGGCGAAAAACGATGGGATGCCCATCGAGAATTTTTGCGACGTTGTTTTCCGGAAAAGGAAATTTTTATCAAGTTAATTGTTTCGGATCAAACGAGTTGGGAAGATTTAGACCAAGCGAGAACGATCATTACTGAAATTAGCCCTCAGATTCCTGTCATTTTGCAACCAGCAACGCCCATTGCCGGAGAAGCCATTCTGCCGCCAACGCCAGAACAAGTGCTCGCTTGGCAGGGGTCCTTGAAAGAGGCTTTATCCATGGTGCGAGTGATTCCCCAAACTCATAAAATGATCGGTCAACTTTAA
- a CDS encoding DUF3318 domain-containing protein: MTSFATASARAEMNELRRLKTLLPPELQSWVIVEATTEVNPPIIRSEEIGRDEVEIQIDLGKWENLSLDQRNLMFWHEVARIQNDTIPKEGWEMAALAIGLGGAVGELWVQDGLLLILALGLCGVSGYRLWQKNNGEKTTQALIDADEKAIALATRFGYSVPNAYKSLGSALKTLIEQTPNRRNRKTYETRLQALRRSASKAKAKMQTDPKGKAEAPEPEPESRQRAPRASRSQAKRKNLQR; the protein is encoded by the coding sequence ATGACATCTTTTGCCACTGCTTCTGCCAGAGCCGAAATGAACGAATTACGACGTTTAAAAACCTTGCTACCGCCTGAGTTGCAAAGCTGGGTTATCGTTGAGGCAACGACAGAAGTGAATCCCCCCATTATTCGCAGCGAAGAAATTGGTCGGGATGAGGTGGAAATTCAAATTGACCTTGGCAAATGGGAGAATCTTTCTCTAGACCAACGTAATTTAATGTTTTGGCACGAAGTTGCTCGCATTCAAAATGATACTATCCCGAAGGAAGGATGGGAAATGGCAGCCCTTGCCATTGGTCTAGGGGGTGCCGTGGGTGAGCTTTGGGTGCAAGATGGTTTACTCCTTATCTTAGCGCTCGGTTTGTGTGGTGTTTCTGGCTATCGACTCTGGCAAAAAAATAATGGCGAAAAAACAACGCAAGCCCTAATTGATGCGGATGAAAAAGCGATCGCGCTGGCGACTCGTTTTGGGTATAGTGTTCCCAATGCCTATAAAAGCCTAGGCAGTGCTCTGAAAACCTTAATCGAGCAAACCCCCAATCGCCGTAATCGTAAAACTTACGAAACTCGCCTGCAAGCCCTTCGCCGGAGCGCATCGAAAGCAAAAGCCAAAATGCAAACGGATCCGAAAGGGAAGGCAGAAGCCCCAGAACCGGAACCAGAATCCCGTCAACGGGCACCGAGAGCTTCTAGAAGTCAAGCCAAACGTAAAAACTTACAACGCTAA
- a CDS encoding fasciclin domain-containing protein: protein MTNKVSPWQPLTLSLLLTLGISTTVNAETLSSSSQRNANSSQQIQLAQAEENIVSIASNNENFSTLVQAVQAADLVETLQGEGPFTVFAPTNEAFAQLPDGLVEFLLQPENKDLLTDLLTYHVVSGNVTSDQLETGTVEALNGELMIDVSEESVSVNDANVIQADVEASNGVIHAVNQVLIPEGLAETIQSRMENTSSQEQSESAQVEESKDIITIASNNDNFSTLVQAVQAADLVETLQGEGPFTIFAPTNAAFAKLPEDLVEFLLQPENKDLLADVLTYHVVSGDVTSDQLKTGTVEALGGGLAISVSSNQVIVNNASVIQADVEASNGVIHAVNQVLIPEGLAETIQSRMN, encoded by the coding sequence ATGACTAACAAAGTTTCACCTTGGCAACCCTTGACGCTCAGCCTATTATTGACCTTAGGAATTAGTACAACTGTTAATGCCGAAACGCTTTCTTCTTCAAGCCAGAGGAATGCAAATTCTTCCCAACAAATCCAACTGGCGCAAGCTGAAGAAAATATTGTTAGCATTGCCAGCAATAATGAGAACTTCAGCACTTTAGTCCAAGCGGTGCAAGCAGCGGATCTTGTAGAAACTTTACAAGGAGAAGGACCCTTTACTGTTTTTGCTCCAACTAACGAAGCCTTTGCGCAGCTTCCCGATGGTCTAGTGGAATTTCTCTTGCAACCCGAAAATAAAGACCTATTAACCGATCTCTTAACCTATCATGTGGTTTCGGGTAATGTCACCTCCGATCAACTGGAAACGGGTACGGTGGAAGCGCTCAATGGTGAGCTGATGATTGATGTTTCTGAAGAGAGTGTTAGTGTCAACGATGCTAACGTTATTCAAGCTGATGTTGAAGCCAGTAATGGCGTTATTCATGCGGTTAATCAAGTGCTCATTCCAGAAGGGCTAGCAGAAACGATTCAAAGCCGTATGGAAAATACTTCTTCTCAGGAACAGAGTGAATCAGCTCAAGTAGAGGAAAGTAAGGATATTATTACTATTGCTAGCAACAATGATAATTTCAGCACTTTAGTCCAAGCCGTGCAAGCAGCTGATCTCGTGGAAACCTTACAAGGAGAAGGACCCTTCACTATTTTTGCTCCAACCAACGCCGCTTTTGCCAAGCTTCCGGAGGATTTGGTTGAATTTCTCTTACAACCCGAGAATAAAGACCTATTAGCCGATGTCTTAACTTATCACGTCGTTTCGGGAGATGTCACTTCAGATCAACTGAAAACGGGTACAGTGGAAGCGCTTGGGGGTGGTCTTGCAATTTCTGTCTCTAGCAATCAGGTCATTGTGAATAATGCCAGTGTCATTCAAGCTGATGTTGAAGCCAGCAATGGCGTCATTCATGCAGTTAATCAAGTGCTCATTCCAGAAGGCTTAGCAGAAACGATTCAAAGCCGTATGAATTAA
- a CDS encoding calcium/sodium antiporter, whose product MTIILIKFIAGLALLVKGADYLVQGAGKLATLAGISPLVVGLTVVAFGTSSPELAVSIKANFTEQSGISVGNVIGSNITNILLILGLAATITPLRVSQKLVRMDVPIMIGISILFLFFSLDRELGKLDGLLLLVGGIFYTTYLLIQSRRNHSSPEESAEELTEEFDVIPQEKSLREWLVNLGLFIIGFIMIVWGSDWLVFGATTIASALGVSELVIGLTVVALGTSLPELATSITASLKGETDIAVGNVVGSNIFNILIVLGTAGIFAPSGVEISAAAINLDIPIMIAVAIACLPIFFTDNLISRWEGIFFWLYYIVYTLFLFLKSMEQESLPIFNAVMLWFVIPITVLTLIIITLAHWRDRAKHRDESNRAEFSSQVYRDQQKINQSESDK is encoded by the coding sequence ATGACGATTATTTTAATCAAATTCATTGCCGGCTTAGCACTGTTAGTTAAGGGAGCGGATTATTTAGTCCAAGGTGCTGGTAAATTGGCAACGTTAGCTGGCATTTCTCCTCTTGTTGTTGGGCTAACTGTTGTTGCTTTTGGAACCAGTTCTCCGGAATTAGCCGTTAGTATTAAAGCTAATTTTACCGAACAATCGGGAATTTCAGTCGGCAATGTTATTGGTAGCAACATCACTAATATTTTATTAATTTTAGGGCTTGCTGCAACCATTACACCACTCAGAGTTTCCCAAAAATTAGTGCGTATGGATGTTCCAATTATGATTGGAATTTCCATTTTATTTTTATTTTTTAGTTTAGATCGTGAATTGGGCAAGCTGGATGGTTTGTTATTATTAGTTGGAGGAATTTTCTATACAACCTATCTCTTAATCCAAAGTCGGCGTAATCATTCATCACCAGAAGAATCCGCTGAAGAATTAACTGAAGAATTTGATGTCATTCCTCAAGAAAAATCCCTACGAGAATGGTTGGTGAATTTAGGATTATTTATCATTGGTTTTATCATGATTGTGTGGGGGTCAGATTGGCTAGTCTTTGGTGCAACCACAATTGCCTCGGCCCTAGGAGTCAGTGAACTTGTCATTGGTTTAACCGTTGTTGCCTTAGGAACTTCTCTACCTGAGTTAGCCACTTCGATTACAGCGAGTCTGAAGGGCGAAACGGATATTGCGGTGGGAAATGTGGTTGGGAGTAATATTTTTAATATTTTAATTGTGTTAGGAACAGCGGGAATTTTTGCCCCCTCTGGCGTGGAAATTTCTGCAGCGGCAATTAATTTAGATATTCCAATTATGATTGCTGTCGCGATCGCGTGCCTCCCTATTTTCTTTACGGATAATTTAATTTCTCGTTGGGAAGGTATTTTCTTTTGGCTCTATTACATTGTTTATACGCTCTTTCTGTTTCTCAAATCAATGGAACAAGAAAGTTTACCGATTTTTAATGCCGTTATGTTGTGGTTTGTTATTCCTATCACAGTGTTAACTTTGATTATAATCACATTAGCTCATTGGCGCGATCGAGCTAAGCACAGAGACGAAAGTAATCGAGCAGAATTTTCTTCTCAGGTTTATCGCGATCAACAAAAAATTAATCAGAGTGAAAGCGATAAATAA